The DNA window GCGGAGGTCACTTTTAGGCACTTTGGTACCGCCGATAAGGGATGTTTTCCCTTTATCGCCTGTTTTGGTGTATATCTTAAGCGACATTGTTTTTTTATGCAAAATACGAATTACGGGGTCGTAATCGTCCCGGAGTGGGCTTCTTTTTTCCCATTGATCCTGTCGGATTCGATAACACCGTCTCTCAACCGGATAACTCTTCTGGCGTGCTCGGCGATATCTTCTTCGTGGGTAACGAGTACAACCGTGTTGCCGGAAGCGTGGATAGCGCCGAATATTTCCATGATCTCGATGGATGTTTTGGTATCGAGGTTACCGGTAGGTTCATCGGCGAGGATGAGGGCGGGGTCATTTACCAGGGCACGGGCGATGGCCACACGCTGGCACTGTCCACCGGAGAGTTCGTTGGGTTTGTGTTTGTAACGGTCGCCGAGTTTTACCTTTTCGAGCATCAGGCGGGCTTTTTCTTCCCTTTCTTTTTTACCGATGCCGGCATATATCAGCGGAACGGCCACATTTTCAAGGGCTGTGAGGCGGGGCATGAGGTTAAACTGCTGAAAAACAAAGCCTATTTCCTTTCCGCGAACAGAGGCCAGGTCATTGTCCTCCATTTTGCTGACATCATGGCCACTCAGGATATAACGGCCGCTGGTAGGGGTGTCCAGGCATCCAAGGATGTTCATGAGTGTGGACTTACCGGAGCCGGAAGGTCCCATAAGGGCTACATACTCATTTTTAAAGATGTCCAGGGATACCCCCTTGAGTACCGGCAATTCATTTTTGCCGAGAAAATAACTTTTTCTGATGTCTTCCAGGTGGATAACGGACTTTTGCATGGTGATTATTTCTTTATGACTTTCGGCACCTCGAAATATTCTGGGGTGGCTGCAGGTGCGTTTTGCAGGCCTTCTTCCCGGGTTATGGAAGGTATCACCCTGTCTTCCCGGAATACATTATAGTCGGCCGTGAGGTGTAACAAGGGTTCTACGTTGGTGGTATCCAGTTCGTTCAACTTCTCCACAAAAGTGATCATCCGCTGCAGATCGCCACGGATCTCCGCTCTATCCTGCTCGTTAAATTCAAGTCGGGCCAGATCTGATAACTGTTGCACCAGGGCGTCGTTCACTTCCATAATCAAATTAAATCAAAAAATAATAAAATATATCGGGTAAAATGATGGTATCTCAAAAATAGGGATAAACGGAGAGCTTTCAACTTTTGCCCAGCGCCTTTTTGGGCAATTTGTTATAATTTTTTTACAGAACAGTATCCTATGAAGTGCTAAAACCTAGCAGCGATTATTTAAATTGCGCCCTGTTATGGCTACAGAAAAAGAAATTGTGGTGAGTGGCATCCGCCCCACCGGTTATTTGCATTTAGGCAACTATTTTGGCGCTATCCGTAATTATATTCGGATGCAGGAAGAATTTAACTGCTACTTTTTTGTGGCAGACTGGCATTCCCTGACTACCCACCCGAATCCGAAAGATCTGCAAACCAATGTAATGCGGGTACTGGCAGAAAATATCGCTTCCGGCCTCGATCCGGAGAAAGTGACCCTGTACGTACAAAGCGACATCCCGGAAATAGCAGAACTGTACCTGCTGATGAATACGCTGGCCTATATGGGGGAACTGGAGAAAGTCCCCACCTTCAAAGACAAGGTAAGACTGCAGCCCGACAACGTAAATGCCGGTCTGCTGACCTACCCCGTGCTGATGAGCGTGGATATCCTGATCCAGCGCGCCGTAAAAGTGCCGGTAGGTAAAGACCAGGGACAACACCTGGAAATGGCCCGGAACTTCGCCCAGCGTTTTAACAGCCGTTATGGAGAACTGTTCCCCGAACCGGAAGCTTTCAACTATGGTGATAACCTGGTACGCATCCTGAGCCTTGATGGCAAAGGTGGCAAAATGAGCAAGAGCGAAAACGAAATGTCCACCATCTATCTTTCTGATGAGGATGATAAGATCCGCCAAAAGCTGAAAAAAGCACAAACGGCCAGCGGTGGCGTTCCTGGTGAGCCGATGCCTGAATCCGTACAGAATCTGATCGAGATCATGAAACTGGTATCTACTCCTGATACCGTTCAGTTTTACATAGATGCCTATAATGCCGGAACTATCCGCTACGGCGATATGAAAACACAGCTGGGTGAAGACATGGTGCAGTTTATTGCGCCCATCCGTGAAAGAGCAAAGTCCCTGCAGGAAGACACTACCTATCTGCGTAAAATCATGAAGGAGGGTGCTGAAAAAGCAAGGGCGAATGCGGCACAAACTTTGCAACAGGCCAGAAAACTTATCGGTTTAAACTATTATTGAGATAGTCAGTACTGGTAGCTATTTTCAATAATAACGACCTATCAATTTAGCATGGCAAAACAAAATAAAATCAAACATATCGCGATCGCCGGCAATATCGGCGCGGGTAAAACTACGCTCACCGAAATGCTTTGCCGCCACTACAAATGGCACCCGCAGTATGAAGATGTAGAGCACAATCCCTATCTCAACGATTTTTATGAAGATATGCCCCGCTGGTCTTTCAACCTGCAGATATACTTCCTCAACGGAAGATTAAAACAACTGCTGGAGATCCAGAACGGGAAAGACACCGTGATACAGGATCGTACCATCTATGAGGACGCGCACATCTTTGCACCCAACCTCTACGAAATGGGCCTGATGACCAAACGGGATTTCGATAACTACTTCAACTTCTTCCAAACGCTGAAAAGCATGGTGAAACCACCGGACCTGCTGATCTATCTCCAGGCTTCCGTACCTACGCTGGTAGCACAGATTCAGAAAAGAGGAAGAGAGTATGAAGAAAATATCCGGCTCGACTATCTGAAACGCCTGAACGAATATTATAACAACTGGATTGAAAAATATGATGAAGGTCCGTTGCTCGTAATTGATATTGATAAAAATAAATTTCCGGAGAGTGATGAAGACCTGGGTGAAATTATTTCCAGGATTGATTCTCAGCTCTATGGTCTCTTCTGATTACTGATTGGAAGAACAGATAATTGCCCCGTCCGGCTTGTGCCAGACGGGGTTTTGTTTTTTCAGGAGAAAATTTTTTTCACGTTAAGATGTGATTAACATTTGCCTGCTTCGCAGGACATATTTTTGTTGAACAGTGAATGTTTGTTGACCGATACATTTTTTGTTAAACCCTTTTTTGCAATGAAGATATTGCTATTGACCATTGTTTGTGTGCCTTGTATGTTAGTAACATCAGCACAATCTTTATGGATGCCACTGGGAAAGGATATTGGCAGTGCCAGTTACAGCCGGCATTTTCAGGATGTGGTATCAGCCGCTTATCAACCTGCGGGATTATCCTGTTTACGTACGTTTTCAGCGGGCTTATATGCAGAACAAAGATTCCGGTTACAGGAGCTGCCGCTGTATATGGCTATGGCGGCTTTTCCTGTAGGTGCCGGTGCGTTTGGACTGCAGTTTTCCCGGATAGGTAGTAGTGCTTACTACCGGCAAAGCGCCGCGCTGGCATATGGAAGATCGCTGGGGCGCAAGGTTGGCCTGGGGATAGGGTTCAATTATGAAACGGAAGTTTTGCCAGGATATGGTTCCCGTAGCTGTCCCGCGGTGACCGGTGGTGTGTTGTATCATCCCGGTATATGCTGGCATGTTGGTCTGCGGGTATATTATTCACCACAGCAGCCTGCTGTTTATAGTGCCGGTATCGGATGGGAAGCAGCAACCGTTTTTTTGCTGACTGCCGAAGTGGTAAAAGCCGCCGATGAAGCCGCATGGATGAGAGCAACAGCCAGTTACAGGATAGCACCGCCACTGGCATTGCAATGGGGAGTAGCCACCAGGGCACCTTTTCATCATGCAGGTGTCAACATTTATTGGCATGCGCTGCGTGTTATGTTTGCAGCCGGCTTTCACCCGCAGTTGGGCATTACACCTTCAACCACTATCATATGGCAGCGGGATTCTACAGAATGATAGGCAGCGTGCTATTGCTGTGTGGTAGCTGGCTGAAGGCAGAAGCCAGGCAGGAAGAATCCATGCCACCCCTGATGGAGAATGCCCTGGAAAACGAAACAGCCGGCAATGATGCGCTACCGGAAGATGATGCCAACTGGCAACGGCTGGAAGCTTATACTCGTCATAAGATACAGCTCAATACCGCAGATGAGGTCACATTGCAGTCGTTAGGAATGCTGACCGCACTGCAGATCAGTAATTTTATAGCCTATCGGCGTTTGCTGGGGAATCTCGTGAGTATTTATGAATTGCAGGCGGTGCCTGGCTTTGAGCCGGAGCTGATCCGGCAGCTGCTGCCCTATGTCAGGGTCGGCGATGATCTGGCTCCTCATTATACCTTGCACGACTACCTGCATAAAGGTGATCATGTGTGGCTGCTCCGTTATAGCAGGCAGCTGGAGAAAGCACGGGGATACCGGCATACTGACAGTACGCCGGCAATGTACAGGGGTAGTCCTGATAAGGTATTGTTAAGGTACCGCTATAGCTTTCCCCGTTATATCAGCTGGGGGATCACTATGGAAAAGGATGCAGGGGAGCCGTGGGGCGGTTACCGCCGTCAATACGGTTTTGATTTCTATAGTGGGCACCTGTTTCTACGGAATATAGGCCGGCTGAAAGCGGTGGCTATCGGTGATTTTACGGCCAACCTGGGTCAGGGGCTGCTCAACTGGCAATCGCAGGCTTATGGAAAGGGAGCTGCAGTCATGCATATAAAAAGGGAAGGGGAGATACTACGGCCCTATACCTCAGCAGGGGAGTATTATTTTTTCAGAGGAGCTGCCGCCACCTGGCAGCAAAAGGCATGGCAGATAACCATCCTGGCTTCCTGGCGCCAGCTCGATGGAAGTCTCAATGCTGCAGATACCTTGCAGGATGTATCGGCCACTTCACTGGTAAGTAGTGGTTATCACCGTACCCTCACCGAAATATCGAAGAAAGGAAGCATACAACAACTGAGCAGTGGTGGAAATATAAGGTACCAAACGCGGCGCTGGCAGGTAGGTGTTAATATGATCTCACACCGGCTTACACCGCCATTGCAAAAGGAACAACACCCTTATAATCAGTTTGAGTTCAATGGTGCACAGCTGACCGGCGTCAGCGTAGACTACGCAGCTTACTGGAAAAATGTCCACCTGTTTGGAGAAGCAGCAGTGAGTGATAACAGGAAACCTGCCCTGATACAGGGAATACTGACCAGTTTATCGCCCGCAGTGGATATGTCGGTCGTATACCGGTACTATGATAAAGCCTATCAGTCTTTTTATGCCAAAGGGTTTGGTGATAACTACCGGACTGTCAACGAAAAAGGTTTGTATACAGGTCTTTCAGTACAGGTTACACCCCGATGTAAGCTGGACGCTTATACGGATATTTTTCATTTCCCCTGGCTAAAATACAGGGCAGATGCACCATCTGATGGATCGGAGTTTTTATTACAACTAACGTATGCGCCGGATAAAAAGAAGCGTTTTCTGCTGCGGTTCAACAGCAGAAAATATGAAGAGAACCTGCTGGTGTCCGGTAATGCATTAAAAATATTATCAGGTATAACTACGACGCATATACGATTTCAGGGAGATTGCCAGTACCGGCAATACTGGTCTTTTAAAGTGCGGGGAGAGTACAGCCGGTATATGGCAGCTACTGGCAATCAGACAGGCTGGATGTTTTATGGTGATGTAGCCTGCCGGCTACCACGGTGGCCTATAACGGTGAATGCCAGGCTGGCGCGTTTTCAAACCGATAATTATGATACCCGCATGTATGCTTATGAACGCAGTGTACTATACGACAATGCAGTATCTCAGCTGTATGGACGGGGATGGGAGTATTATCTGAATATGAAGTATAAGGTGAATAAACAGCTGTCGTGCTGGATGCGTGTCCATCAGACAATTTATCCAGGTAAGCAGGTAATTGGTACTGGATGGGACGCATTATCAGGCAACAAGAAAACCTTTTTTCAGTTGCAACTAATGCAAACGTTATAGATGATTATTGAAGAATATTAATTTTTATCCATTTAAAATATTGATTATTAATTCATTATGCACTTTGGGTCATTTCCTGTTAAAATAATGTTAAGTACAAAGGATTTAGCATTCATTTTTTTTATAACTTGGAGTTGTTCAACCAAAATCTAAATCCTAAAAAAATAAATAACCAATGAGCTGCTTTTACCTTAAAGCTTGTGCCCTTTAGCAGTGATTTCCCCTGCTTGTTTTAGGTTTCTCGTTTGCTTGTTTTGCTCGTTTGCTTGTGATACAATTTAGAAATGGTTTTTTTGCTGTTACACCTTAAGCAAAGTTAATCAGATGCCTGAGTTTTAGCGTATGACACCGATAGTGGTATATGCAGCTGTGACTGCGTATACCAGGATATGATGCCAGTATATAAACGTAGGACGGACGTCCTCTTTCTTTTTCAACCAAATCTGAATCTTTTTTATG is part of the Chitinophaga flava genome and encodes:
- a CDS encoding ComEA family DNA-binding protein, which encodes MAAGFYRMIGSVLLLCGSWLKAEARQEESMPPLMENALENETAGNDALPEDDANWQRLEAYTRHKIQLNTADEVTLQSLGMLTALQISNFIAYRRLLGNLVSIYELQAVPGFEPELIRQLLPYVRVGDDLAPHYTLHDYLHKGDHVWLLRYSRQLEKARGYRHTDSTPAMYRGSPDKVLLRYRYSFPRYISWGITMEKDAGEPWGGYRRQYGFDFYSGHLFLRNIGRLKAVAIGDFTANLGQGLLNWQSQAYGKGAAVMHIKREGEILRPYTSAGEYYFFRGAAATWQQKAWQITILASWRQLDGSLNAADTLQDVSATSLVSSGYHRTLTEISKKGSIQQLSSGGNIRYQTRRWQVGVNMISHRLTPPLQKEQHPYNQFEFNGAQLTGVSVDYAAYWKNVHLFGEAAVSDNRKPALIQGILTSLSPAVDMSVVYRYYDKAYQSFYAKGFGDNYRTVNEKGLYTGLSVQVTPRCKLDAYTDIFHFPWLKYRADAPSDGSEFLLQLTYAPDKKKRFLLRFNSRKYEENLLVSGNALKILSGITTTHIRFQGDCQYRQYWSFKVRGEYSRYMAATGNQTGWMFYGDVACRLPRWPITVNARLARFQTDNYDTRMYAYERSVLYDNAVSQLYGRGWEYYLNMKYKVNKQLSCWMRVHQTIYPGKQVIGTGWDALSGNKKTFFQLQLMQTL
- the trpS gene encoding tryptophan--tRNA ligase, yielding MATEKEIVVSGIRPTGYLHLGNYFGAIRNYIRMQEEFNCYFFVADWHSLTTHPNPKDLQTNVMRVLAENIASGLDPEKVTLYVQSDIPEIAELYLLMNTLAYMGELEKVPTFKDKVRLQPDNVNAGLLTYPVLMSVDILIQRAVKVPVGKDQGQHLEMARNFAQRFNSRYGELFPEPEAFNYGDNLVRILSLDGKGGKMSKSENEMSTIYLSDEDDKIRQKLKKAQTASGGVPGEPMPESVQNLIEIMKLVSTPDTVQFYIDAYNAGTIRYGDMKTQLGEDMVQFIAPIRERAKSLQEDTTYLRKIMKEGAEKARANAAQTLQQARKLIGLNYY
- the gatC gene encoding Asp-tRNA(Asn)/Glu-tRNA(Gln) amidotransferase subunit GatC; this translates as MEVNDALVQQLSDLARLEFNEQDRAEIRGDLQRMITFVEKLNELDTTNVEPLLHLTADYNVFREDRVIPSITREEGLQNAPAATPEYFEVPKVIKK
- a CDS encoding ABC transporter ATP-binding protein, whose translation is MQKSVIHLEDIRKSYFLGKNELPVLKGVSLDIFKNEYVALMGPSGSGKSTLMNILGCLDTPTSGRYILSGHDVSKMEDNDLASVRGKEIGFVFQQFNLMPRLTALENVAVPLIYAGIGKKEREEKARLMLEKVKLGDRYKHKPNELSGGQCQRVAIARALVNDPALILADEPTGNLDTKTSIEIMEIFGAIHASGNTVVLVTHEEDIAEHARRVIRLRDGVIESDRINGKKEAHSGTITTP
- a CDS encoding deoxynucleoside kinase, translating into MAKQNKIKHIAIAGNIGAGKTTLTEMLCRHYKWHPQYEDVEHNPYLNDFYEDMPRWSFNLQIYFLNGRLKQLLEIQNGKDTVIQDRTIYEDAHIFAPNLYEMGLMTKRDFDNYFNFFQTLKSMVKPPDLLIYLQASVPTLVAQIQKRGREYEENIRLDYLKRLNEYYNNWIEKYDEGPLLVIDIDKNKFPESDEDLGEIISRIDSQLYGLF